A segment of the Cellvibrio sp. KY-YJ-3 genome:
AGCTATTTCCCGCTTGATAAAACACTCCCTTTTCGCCGCCGTCGCCCGCTTTGGTGCGCAGTTGTAAATTACCTTTTAACGCCGTGAAATAAGCGTAAGGCGAGCCGTGTACAAAGGTGGCTTCCATTACCGCCGTGCCCGCACTTTGCCACTGCACGGTCACCGAACCATCGCTATAGTCTTTTAAATAAGCTTCAAGGTTGCTGTAATCGCTGTTACCAACGGCGATACCATCAAACACTTCATTAAATGGATCGGGAATGGAATATTGCGTCGCGGTTGGATTGGTGCGCAACCCGCCGGGTATTCCCAAAATACGCACGCCGCGATCGGTAATGCGTGCGGTCATTGGGTCTGGTGTGATGTAGCCAGCGCCGTTGGGATCGCCCACTTTCATCTCGCCCATAAATGAAATAGAGCCCCACCAGCGATGGGTCATGGTGTGTTTATCGGCAGCCGGTGAAACCAGTTGCGGGTAAATCGGGGTGGGCGAGCCAATCGGGTTGCAGCTACTCACGCCGGGTTTTACCAGCCCGGCGTTGTAAATCCAGTAGCCATAATCGGTTGCGCATTTATACCCGGCGGGGTTTGGACCATTAGCAATATTGCCCGCACCGTAGGGCGTTACATTGGCAAATGCACTCGGGGCAAGGGCGATGGGAGAAAGCGCGATAGAGGTAAAGGCAAGGGGCGCGATCACACCAGCCCCCCACGCACGTAGGGTTTGTCGTAACTGTTTCATGTTATTTCCTATTAGATGACCGTAATTATTGTTAGAAAATGGTGCCGCTTTTATCCTGACGCGAGCGGTGTCCCAATGTAGGTAGCTGAGCCGATGAAATCGTCCCAAATTGGCGGAGGAATGAAGGTGGGACGGTTCCACTTTGCGGAAAATGTGGCGGAATTCTGGGACAGGCGCGATGATGTGCGTTGTTGCAACGCATTCGATCTGAGAAAAAATCTGCTTATTCGTAACGGCGGATTATGGTGAGAGCAAGAACGACGGAGGCTAACCATTGAAAATAATTAATTTACGCTCAGCACCTGAGCATATTCCCACCATCGCGCAGTGGCATCACGCGCAGTGGGGCTATTTAAACCCCGGCGGCACAGTCGCAACGCGCATTGAAAAAATGCAGCGTTACCTTTCGGCGACGGCAATACCAAGTATGTATATCTGTGTAGATGGCGATAAGGTATTGGGCACGGCAGCCTTGGTAGAAAGCGATATGGACAGCCACCCGGAATTATCGCCCTGGCTGGCAAGCGTGTATGTGCATGCGGATTATCGTAAGCAGGGCATAGGCGCGTTGTTGGTGAACAAGGTAGTCGCCGTCGCAAAAACGCTCGGCTATAGCCCCATCTATTTATTCACCCCCGATCAGGCGCATTTTTATGAAAGTCTGGGTTGGCAATTTATTGCACAAGAATCGTATCGCGGTGGCGAGGCGACCTTGATGAAAATTGAGTTGGCTTAAAAACCTACAGGAAAATACCTAAATGCAAGGTGGCGATAAAAATGCTAGCGCTAAGGCAATTTGAAAAAACAGACGAGGATTTGCTGGTTTCATATTTGAATGACACCGCCCAAACACATTTTCTCTCCGCAAGAATCCCGCAGCCCTATACACCTGAAGCAGCACGCTGGTGGGTAGAAACAGGCAGCAAGCTTGGCATTACCCGCGCCATAGTCAGCAATGGTATTTTTGTAGGCTCAATAGGTGCCATTCCCGGTGAATTTGAAAAACAAAAAACAGCAGAAATAGGTTATTGGGTGGCAAGGCCATATTGGGGGCAAGGTATTGCCTCAGAAGCCTTGCAAAAGTTCACCCATTTACTCTTTGAAAGCACAGACCTAATTCGGCTCTATGCTTCCGTTATGGAAGGAAATGTAGCCTCTGCAACAGTTTTACAAAAAAGCGGATACAAACTAGAAGCTGTTTTGCAAAAAGCTATTTACAAAAATGGCTCTGTGTTTAATGAGCTGCATTACAGTAGGGTGCGGGATGAATAAGCTTGCTAATACTATTTTCTTAAAATGCTAACGATTCAAGGATTTTTATGATCAACTTCAAATGCTGTGGTTTATTTTTAGGCACATTTTTACTGTCGATATCCTCTTTCGCTGCGGAGGATTCGAAAACTATAAAGTTAATTACAATAAAATCTGTACCTTACGAAATGCGTATAGATAACCAGCTTGGCGAAGTGAAAGTGAATGCTGGGAATATTGAAATAACAGCCTTAAAAGG
Coding sequences within it:
- a CDS encoding GNAT family N-acetyltransferase; this translates as MKIINLRSAPEHIPTIAQWHHAQWGYLNPGGTVATRIEKMQRYLSATAIPSMYICVDGDKVLGTAALVESDMDSHPELSPWLASVYVHADYRKQGIGALLVNKVVAVAKTLGYSPIYLFTPDQAHFYESLGWQFIAQESYRGGEATLMKIELA
- a CDS encoding GNAT family N-acetyltransferase — its product is MLALRQFEKTDEDLLVSYLNDTAQTHFLSARIPQPYTPEAARWWVETGSKLGITRAIVSNGIFVGSIGAIPGEFEKQKTAEIGYWVARPYWGQGIASEALQKFTHLLFESTDLIRLYASVMEGNVASATVLQKSGYKLEAVLQKAIYKNGSVFNELHYSRVRDE